A region of the Parambassis ranga chromosome 24, fParRan2.1, whole genome shotgun sequence genome:
TACTACAACTAGgccattaaaaatgtaatacaatattttaaatatgaCTGAAGAAAGCCAAGTACATTGCCCATCATGTAATTGCACAGATAATATGTACTATTACTAATTACTACTAACTATTAAGTAATTAAATTCTCTTAAAGATCTTAAAGATATTATGTAAAAAGTTAATTTACTTCCTCATTTGCAGATAATTTATTGAATTAGAGACAGAGTTTCACAGAGTATGAAGATAATTTCACTAAGTAGACAGAGATAATCTTGGATTAAGTTAAACTGGAAAGAGGGAAACGAGCCTACCTGCTGAGTCACCCCCCCTTTCATGACTTAAAAGGACCAATTGTGTGCTGCACTATGTAACAATGGTAAGTTGTAATGTAATTAGAAACACGCTCATGGAGCCTTATAAGGAGGAAAAGCACACATAAGTTTAAGCAACACAAATGAATGCCagttaaatgtgaataaatgaactagtcttttacacatttaattGTGGGTCACATCCTTTGtgtgcaaagaaaacacaccacCACGTTGGATTAAAGTCACATGCATGCTCATGCTATACGCAGGCATGCTGTCATGTCCATGTGTCTCCTGGGATGTGAACCCCTCACCCCACCCCCTCCTGGGGGACTAATTTGAGGGGAGGGACGATGTGTTTTGTTGCTTGTCAGAAACAATCACCCCTGGCCCATTACATTTACAGCACGTCGTGCTTTCAGTGCTGTAATGCACTGGGCTCTGAGAGGGGGAGGCTGCCTCTGAGAGGACCGTGAACACAAATCATACActaaacaaggagggaaaaagtTGCCAAACTGTGAAAGTGGTCCAGATGAGCCAAATGTTAGATGTCTCAGTTGGCTACTCGAGACTggacaaatcagttttaagtgcagtttctttgttttgtttctctctctcagatgTAAGtgaaaaacaactttatttGGTGTGCCCTGTGCCGCCGCCCCCCCTTGTCCTCTGTCCCGGCCCACCCGTCCTCTCTCTGTTCTGTTTGGGCACTGGAGGTTGTCAGTCGGGGTTTATGTTCAGTTCACTGGAGCTGAAAGAAGTCAGTTTCGCGTCTTGTTATGGAACAAGTCGTCCTGCCTCTCGGGAGTGATGAGAAGAGGTCTGAGTGAGCAGGGTGAGCAGGGAGCGGGACCATCCCCTGGAGGCGACCAGCAGTGAGGAAGTCAATGCAgcttttgtgttgctgctgtcgGCTGCGTGTTTGGTAATTATCCGCCTCTATATGAACACAGACTGGACTTTCCAGGAGAGATCCTAAACCCAACCGGCACACGGAAGAGTGCACAACACACCATCAACAAAGATTAGCTTCTCACAGAGATGCCTGATGTGGGAGACACAACAAATACATGAAGCCCGCTCTTATGTGACAAGATGAGCAGATCTGCACTGATAGGAACTGTTGCAGTGGTCAGTGACACCTGTCACACCACTAATCCATGTATCCATCTATCCAAGTACTGTAAAGCTGTTTAATAGTTTTTATATAAAGTTAGTCATCAGTTTACTCCAGTGGTTCCAGGGACCCCAGCGGGTCAAGTCAGACAACataaaaggtcagaggtcatgaaTGCTTAATGGAACAAGAAAGAGGAAGAATATAAAGTCATGAGTGAATATAAAGTTTTCCTAGTTATAcaagttataaaaaaaactgaagaagcAGCTTAAATGCAGCTATGGCTGGAAAACCTGTTGATTCACTGGATGCACATATAAGTGCAGGTTCATTCTGCATCATTATGGGTAATTAATGCCATTAATAATGCCATAAAGTCATGTGATTCATAACtttagtttctgtttttcttcagatTCTTAGCAGGACTGCACCCGAGTTCTTTTTGGGGGTCTTGATCCAGTTGTTTTCATTCACACCAAAGTGTGATTGCTGTGTTCACATCAGACGAATGAACCTCACCATCAggaaaatgagttttttttttttaattttttaatttaaccagAGTCTAGTTATGTCAGCATGGGACAGCAAATCGAGCaaagcagctcagtttctggatGGTCCCCACTGGCTGTATCTTTTTGTATGGATTACAgccttgaagtctccaaacaTTTTGTTTGCTCATCagttattattcatatttacTGTTTATGGACATATACTGTTTGTATGTATCTGTATCTATTGTCCTtgtttaaatgttgtgttttctcaaGCATTCTTTCCCTGAATTGTGTACAGGAGTGAGGATCCCTAGATCGTGGACTTTAGAAACTAAAGTCCACAAGTAAACATTCTGATACTGACCTATCTTCatcctccttctctgcctcttcATCATTGATCATCACCACTATATCATTATGAGCATTTCTGCTATTGTTAGTATGGTTATACTAATCCCCTGCTAttactcttcatcctcatcagcAGCATAGCTGCCCTGACATTCTCAtactcatcctcatcctcatcaacATCTCTGTCATTCCTCTTGTGATTCTAATCATAGTAATCTGATCACTGTCATCATTATCTtcttcatcaccatcactgccaccaccatcatcaccatgtATACTTTACTTCTCACCTCATCAGCTGCTTCTAAATGCTTCCTCAGCATCATgtagtctttttttgttttaaggtTACTCAGTAAAACATTACAACTGAACTCTAGGAGCTAATTTTGTGGGGAGCAAGCTGAAGCACATCCGTTTCTTCCATTAAAACTCCTTCATTTGAACCCAACTCAGATCGCTTCCCTTTCAAAGGCACAGAATAGGCCTGCCTTGATCTGCGTCAATTGTCATCTTGGGGCTCAGGGGCACTTCGGCGGCCAGTGTAGCGGGCGAAGTCAGGGCTAATCCCTGGAAAAGGGGAGAATCACGGGAGAGGAGAAAAGCAACAATAACCAAGTCAAGCGTATAAAATGAAAGCGAAATCTCTATTATCACTCCCCGCAATTCCCAGCAAAGTGGTGAAAATCAGGGTTAGTTTGTGATTCGAGTCAGACGCGGAGGGAAGAATATGGGGGTCCCTACGGGTTGGGAGACTCACACGACGAAAAGGGCAATATTCTGGAGAAAGGGGGAAGAAGAAAGCCCCTCTCCCATCCCGACATAACCATTAAATGCAGTCTGACTTTATGTTGTATAGAGAGGGGGGGACAAGAAAGGAGGCACAGTTCTCCGATGAAAGAATGAGGTTTTTGGCGGATTAGGGACGGCCCGAAGGATGAAGAATAACTTCTGCATAACTTTACAGCTATTTTCTCTCCCCACGCCAAGAGCCAAGTTTAAGGCTGAACCGGTTTGAGTTAACCCCTTTGTGAGTGTCCAGTTTCACAAAAAGGTCAGATCACAATCTTTCATCCTCCAAAGGGGCCAGATTAACTGAGAGGTAACTCATTACAGGCGCAGGACAAATCAaggttttacatttttacataaatgCTACATGTTAAGGCAAAACAGACTACTTTGACTGAGGCAATAATTGCTTATAGGCTATCATTTTTTTCAACTTAAGCTTTTTCCAGATGTAAACTAGCAATGGCATCCTAGAAATGTTAAATATAGTGCCTGCTAaggttaatttaaaaaaaacacattgctgTAATTTTAGATTCTAATAGCCATGTTTGCTCTCTGACATCTTCAGATagatttgttttaataattTGTGACATCAAAGTGGCAAAAATGCATATACCAAGTTTAATAGAAAACAAGTGAAATGCAGGAGTTTTATCTTCTTATCTGTCACATAAATTAGCCCAAGACCCGATTTAGGCTACTCAGTGTCCATTCGGGGGGTCCCACACCTAACATTGGAAACAGCTGGATAATGAACACTTTTACTTTTGATAAGTTGTTGATAACAGTTTATCAGGTTTCTTCTTGCACAGAAGTTATCATTAAACACTTTACATTAGTAAAATATCTCAGTACTTTTAACTTATAGGGCAGCTGATGTTAGTGATACATATCTTTTTTACAGTAGAATCTTTTTTTGCATGGTACTGTATATTGTTCTCTTAATCATTAGGAGCTTCTTAGACTCAGTCCTGAAGGGCTCTCATCATCACATTCATTTATGGACCTAATTAGTGATTTTTGTCCTCTTGGTTTTTCCCTCTATCATATGCTAATGAAAGAATTTTCTGCCATCTGACAATAACGGTCATCTGTGATAGTGATGATTTTACTTTCTGCTCTGCTGATTACATGCAAGATTTGGTGAATAATAACGACCAGTGCAGCCTGAACCTATACAAGACTATAAGGccttcataataataataataataataataataataataataataataataataataataataataataataatgacgtATAGGCTCAGTTCGTGCATTTTAAAGTTACTGTGTGAAGCTTGCTAAAAGCTGAGGTGTAACGGTCCACAACTGTACAAAAACGCCGATCACAAAGGGTTTACTTTGTAATCACTCCTGCTTTCTGAGAGCAGCACTAGAAAATAATAAAGGAATGGTTGAACATCTGAACAATTAGGTGAACTCTGGTCAGGAGAAGAAGAGTTAATGAGCTGCCGGTGCCatatgaagaggagaggagcatCAGGGGCCAGAATCCATATTTATTATCAGCGGAGCTGTGCACAGGCATCAGAATAGGCCGCTAATGCCGCGCACATTCTCTCCCCCCTTATTTTCATTAGGCTCTGATGACTGCGGAATTGATGCGGCCTGCAAGTTATCAAGAGCCACTAATTTCACATTAACGACCATTGACTGCGGTTGCTTGATTCGAGGGGGTTTTTGACAATTATCACAATCAGGATTGGAGCCCAAATCGTTTACCTTGACTCCGTGATTATTTGCTCGGTGCCGAGCGCACATTGCAAAATTGTATGGTGTCAAAAAAACGTAAATAATGAGGAGACCATGAGGAAGGGCCATCGCTTTCCagcacactctcactcacacctCCCCCGTACTCAGACTGTAGGCAGTGACCCACACCACACAGCCTGTCCAGTACATACAGACTGACAGcctgatagatagatagatagatagatagctTGTATTTATCTAAAAGGCTAAACTTGTATTTGTATTCTTTGATTTTGTAGCTCTTTCAGATATTCATTATGAAAATAagttttatgtatgtattatgtgtatatataatatgttATAATACATTTGTATTATGTAAATATTAGTTAGTATAAAATAAAGGCCACTGTAAACACTAAATGAATTAATTTCAAAGTGTACCACTGGAACTAAAGTAATACGAGCTATAAATGTTCAGCTtcacattttaacacacatcagctttttatttatttattatttgagtAAATCTCGCGAATAATGTACCAGGGAGACATACTCTCGCGAGACTTTATCACGTTACATCCTGATCACATGACCGCGCTAGGGGGAAACGAGGAAGTCATGGGATGTTCAGACTAAAATCCAGAAGGAGACCTACCTCAATCTAAATTTTCAGCCATGTCGTCGCATAAATacagtttttgtatttttttagtgATAAGTATTTACGCTGTTGTTTGTATCGACGCTGTGAACTTAACCGCCTCAGAATTGCCGGACAAGCTCAAAACAGTCCCGTCTTTGAACGCTGCCTCCGATTCACCCAGCTCTGTCGTGTTTAAGCCTGCCGTGGACTCTTTATTGCCCCTCACTctgctttcttcttttcctgAAGACCTGGAAATTAGTGAATACTGCAGCGAAGTGCTCCATGTATTCGGCCAGCGGTATGTTGACTATGTGAAGTGTTTGGTGCCTGCTGCAAGACCCGTCAAAGTGTGCCAGAACTGTTTCTCCAGTTATGGCAAACTCGTGGAGATTTACACGAACATCTCAAACCAGGTACGTGctgaacacacagctgtttcttGTCTTATAGTTTGCAGTAATCTGATGGGAAGGACAGGCCTCGCTGCTGCGCAGTCAGTCACGAGTCTTGTGATGTGGCTGTCTGCTGATGTCAATATTGAGGAAACACTGAAGTTATTACCAGCACTGTGTCTTGGATCAACAAGTCCTGTCATTATTAAATATAGACACCTGTCCTCACCTGTCCTCAGGTGGGTCCTGGTAATGAGAGCTGCGGGGAGAGCCTTCTGCACAGTGATCGGCTGATGCTGGTTTATCTGCTTTACAGCAACCTGGAAGATGTGTGGAGCAAAGCTGCCTGTGAACGTAAGTCTTCTGTAGAAATCCATGCAGTCTGTGTGGAGTGTATGAATTTCAACTCAAACAAACCACATCCCCAAAACATTGAAAGTGCACCACACAATGCTCAAATGAATACACACACTATGAGTTGTACATTGCACTGAAACCTGGTAAAAGACGTAGGCAAGGTGGGATATGTTGACTTCTATCTCCACAGAATAGCACAATACAATGTTGCAGAGCTATTGgattaatgtttttgtttcctgttttgcaGGGTGTTTAACTAAAGGGTCCCAAAGCCTCACAAACGACACGCTGTACTTCATGGCTACTCTCAATCACACTCAGAGATGCTTTGACACGTACAAAGAGGTAATGTCAAGATCAGAttcatggtgtgtgtctgtctgtgagaagGAAAATGTAATGATTGCTCTTTCTACACAGGGGaaccacacagagctgtgtaaaAACTGTAAGAGCACATACAAAGGCCTGAATGAGCTTTACAGCCAAATGGAGAAGAATCTGACTCTGTGTATTGACATAGAGGATGCGGTATGTATCGGCAGAGATGTTTAAAACTGTTTGAGATAGGAACAGAGAAGGATCTGCCCCctagaggaagaaaaaggacGGTACCTAGAAAGATTAAAAGGGGAATTAGTCATAAAGGTCTtttccacttcctcttcttGCACTTTTAGCTGGTAACAACACAATGTGGATTTTTGCCACATCCCCACAAACAGGGACATGTTACAGGTAAATTATTAGGTTGAAGATACACAACTTAATTTTCAGGACATCACCATCATGTTATAAATATAGGCAAAAAGTGTAGAGGGTTGAATTAATAGTAACATTGTGATCAAGTGAAGATTAAGTTGAGTTTTGGTACTGCCTTGTTTCAGATGAATATGACCCGCAAACTGTGGAGTAAGAATTTCAATTGTTCCTTCCCCCGAGAGGAGACGGTGCCTGTCATCGCTGTGTCCAGCTTCATGCTCTTTCTGCCCATCATCTTCTACTTGAGCAGCTTCCTTCACTCTGAACAAAAGAAACGCAAGCTCATACACCGTGAGTAACCAGCTTAATTCACctattgtcacacacacatagagattCAGAGATTTTTTGACAGGGTTTTGAGGGGTTTTTgtaggggggtggggggcgggTTACTAGACTGACTGTGATATTTAGGGGTTTGGCTCTGGACTATAGTCAATGTTTAAGAATTTCTTTTGTGTGGATGCGGATGGTGTTAGCCTTGTATTTGAAAGCAATGACTGTGATCACAAGACAACAATAGTGTTTTTATAGTCAAAAACACATTGGGTTGCATGCAACCCCCCCTCTGGCAAAcatatttgttgttatttacaaGGGTAATCCCTTGTAAAGAGGTTTGTGGTGTTCATAGTCAACAGTCCACAACGGCCCTCTCCTCATGGACTGTGCTGCTTTGGAATGCAGCTTCATGTCAGGCAGCTTCCTTCCTGTGTCTATATATGTGTCGCATTGTCAATTTATTTGATTTGCTTTGGATTTCCTACCAGGTTCTTTACTTTGGATAGAACTTGAAACCCAGTTGATGTTTGTTCTCAGGTAGAACAGGTAGCCTATATAGAAATAGGGATGGTGATTATGTACATGATAATGGCTTCTTATGCCTATAAACAAACATTACAACCAATGGAAAGTAGAATAATCTCAGACTTGCTGAGATTTGAGTAAGAGCTCCTAACTGGTCTGGATGACACCATGGTTTCAgtcatcatgttttatttttccgaTTTCACTATGAGCGTCAGGTCTTGTCATTGGTAATAATCAGTGTAGTTAATGTTGGATGGAAGTTACTACAATAAGTAAACAGTCACTTAGTATGGTGTCAGAATTTGAATGTGGTGTTAGTGATAacacactgtgatgtgttgaCCACCAATGAGTGGTTTGCCAGAGCTGAAGAGAGATGCCATAGAGATCCCACTATGTATGAAATGGCCTCAACTCCGATGGAAAATTTTAAGAAAGTGTCAGAGTTTGTGAttctgtaaattaaaaaaaaatacaaacctcAGCATTCAGAGGAAGAATTGCACTCTATAGAACAAAGTGAGGACACATTCTACATAGCCAATACCAATCTGTCGAAGAGCAACATGGAAGCatcactttcttttctttgtggttttctatgaataaaaacaacatataacaCAAGTGTGCTTATCAGCCTCAAAAGAGGTCAATAATATGTCACAAGTTAAAAACCCCAACGCTGCAATGCTCTTAGGCTGCTCTGACCCATCAGACTGAGTTCACCTGTGGGTGTATATTCTACACGTGTCAATGGGGCATCCACTGTTCTGCTCTGTacctttaatttattttgtcaAATGGTGCTCTTCATTGTTTCTATatagtaatgttttttttttctctgtacagCCAAGCGAGCGAGGTCGTACAACAGCCTGATGAACATTCAGGACAAACTGAGCTGAAGAGGACAAGGGTGGACAAGGATGAGGACAATATTATTTTCTTTAACAGTTACAACCTGGGAgtacttttttttgttgcctgAGCATTGACTGACTTCTGTAAATGCAGAAGACTGAACAGCAGCTCGCCTGTTGTTGTCGGGACGCTGTGATACCAAACAATGCCCGGAGGACTTGAAGGATTCGACAAAAATGGAAGTGATGAAGGAAAGGCACTCGGTAATGCATTAACAAGACTTTTTAGGAACATTAGACATTTTTCCACATCTTCTaatattttgtaaaaatgttctAATCATTGTTGGATGCACATCAAATTTCAATATCTACAATTtagtttttcttattttaaaataaatatttttaaaaaggtaGAAATTGTTCTCCTGTCTGCCTATTAGAGATCAAATCATGTTTATCAATTTGTATAAAGCAGTGCGGGAATCAGTGCAACTTTATGAACTTATAATTAGTCGGTTGTTTATGTTGCTGCATGATGTGCTGTTAAACCTCAAACAGCATCGGCCTGCCCTTGCTTTTTAAGTTGTTAACAATCTTCAGGTTGTTCATTgcatcatgctgtgtgtgtgtgtgcgcgcgcttgCTCTATTTATGGATTGAGAAATGGGCTTTCTGTCTCTAATGTATGTCCAGAAGagagctgtggaaaaaaaagaaagcacttGATGTCCATTAGTGGTGACATGTATCTGCTGTAAGAAGAGGGGGTGCACATCAGCGAGGTGGGGTATGGGTGGatgggggggaggaggaggaggagtaaatAAAGACACAACATAATGTAAGAGCACTCCCACACTGTGATGTTACCTgcgagtgttttttttgtggttgcATTAAGCTTTTAATGttctttgttgtcatttttcacTGATGTTTAACTTAATTTGTTAAAGGGTTTCTGACTGCTCCTGATACTGGAGTCTCCTTTGGAGTGTTGAGCTGATGAATTTGCTGTTAAGTAATGTAAATCTTAATTTTGAATGCATAAGTTCAAATAAATAAGTTCAATGACATAGATGTGCTGCAGATACTTCTGTATTAAGTGCTATAACAGACAGATATTTTTCCCCCCTTTGACTACATTTCATGCTGCACctgcatacagtacatacagtatccattaaacacatttagttGCAAATACTGCCATTGAAATGCCTGTAAATGCAAAGCAAATAATTCCTtcacctttttatttatattcttTTTATATACTTATTTATTCTGTGAGAGTTTACCTGTGTATAAAGTCCTATGAGCAGAAAGCAgcgcagcagcagtgtgacagcagtTAGCCTACATTATGTCTAATGAGCCCATGTTGTGCTTAAAGCTGTTTCTTCACACAGGAGTGGCCCTTGTTCTCAGGTGGCCCTGTGTTTCTCGCAGCGAGGCTTTTCCTCCGTCATTAGCAGCTAATCTAAACGTGGGATAAAGATACTTGGCCGAATAATCGCAGCAACACATCCGTTAAACTCCTTTGGCTTTTTGGTCTTATGGAGCGCAGCCACCGCTGGCCATTAGCAGCTCTGTAAGAGCATTACGGATGTGCCGAGTCATATGATCCGGTTGCGGCCAGCAGAGCGGCTGAAAACGCGGACTCCCCCCTTTGCCGCGCGGGGTTGAAGTGTGCGGCGCTGCCCCGGAGCTCAGGAATGGACAGCTTTGCTTCCCGTTATTAAAGCCCCGTTGGGGTTTTTCGAAGGCGCACCGGATCCTTAAGCAGGGCTGAAAGTCACAGCATGAGAAACGGACCGGAGGCTGCCACGTGACGGAGAGGACCGATGGAAAAGCTGAGCGTGTAGATTCAGAGAATTAGACTATTACAGTATTCAAAAGTGAGAGTGAAAAATACTCATGTGCAAATAAACTTTATGCattttatgattattattatgatctCATGACACCAGGCCAACAATAATGACCCCGATGAGAAAACCTCCACCATCAGTTTGAATGGATTGTTTGCATATTCAGGAGGAGAAGGAATTATTCTagttaattaattatttaatccAACTAACTCAAATAAGCCTGTTATTCATATTGAAGCAAAGCCGTCTAATTTTCAGTCAGCCAGTGATGACCACAGGCAGTGgtcactaaaataaaataaaaacaaacaaaatacaaaatagaaAAGAATGAATGTTGAGAATTAACATGAATCATTATAAAAAGCTCATTAAGttgtgtggttaaaatcacagaatTCACAATCGTGTATTGGATCAAAGTAAAGTTTGGCATCAAAGCATCCTTATAGAAGAAGATTAATCAGACTGCAGCTGAGGACAGCAGCCAAAGTCTCCCACAGTGCTCATAAAATGACAGTGAACAATTCTGTTATAAGTTTTTAACTGCAAAGATGGAGGAAGCTtatttgttaaaataaataaataaaaagtaaaatccATCAGTATTTATGGCTTaatggcacaca
Encoded here:
- the ostm1 gene encoding osteopetrosis-associated transmembrane protein 1 codes for the protein MSSHKYSFCIFLVISIYAVVCIDAVNLTASELPDKLKTVPSLNAASDSPSSVVFKPAVDSLLPLTLLSSFPEDLEISEYCSEVLHVFGQRYVDYVKCLVPAARPVKVCQNCFSSYGKLVEIYTNISNQVGPGNESCGESLLHSDRLMLVYLLYSNLEDVWSKAACERCLTKGSQSLTNDTLYFMATLNHTQRCFDTYKEGNHTELCKNCKSTYKGLNELYSQMEKNLTLCIDIEDAMNMTRKLWSKNFNCSFPREETVPVIAVSSFMLFLPIIFYLSSFLHSEQKKRKLIHPKRARSYNSLMNIQDKLS